One Huiozyma naganishii CBS 8797 chromosome 4, complete genome genomic region harbors:
- the DOS2 gene encoding Dos2p (similar to Saccharomyces cerevisiae DOS2 (YDR068W); ancestral locus Anc_8.187) — MDIACEEEVLRQQEGAEQGTKGPGIQEASLFDKLESKLESTMDGRVKETSKGIELNLGLNDKTTELAQTYLESLDGELARVEEAASAYWSKLSNGRMGLWSSFSKSWGIGETADGTAQKKPEATVNNDHRTTSDASNFTGTRTDLELKRLSQDKSLYSNAMKTLDLSEVTPANKAEVDKILSIDKQLAQLADELVPSQISYDAFWQIYFDEKSKIIQMGEERKRLSNEAKRITEEEEVKWDDDEDEDADEKEQDGDESLVIVDKKDTEKEASQPALSSKEKNEDNKREDASNNDDDDDDWE; from the coding sequence ATGGATATTGCGTGCGAGGAGGAGGTATTGAGGCAGCAGGAGGGTGCTGAGCAAGGTACCAAGGGGCCCGGTATTCAGGAGGCCTCCCTGTTTGACAAACTGGAGAGTAAGCTGGAAAGCACGATGGATGGAAGAGTCAAAGAAACATCGAAGGGGATCGAGCTAAACTTGGGTTTGAATGACAAGACAACGGAATTGGCACAAACATACTTGGAATCCTTGGACGGGGAATTGGCCCGTGTCGAGGAGGCGGCAAGTGCATACTGGAGTAAGCTTTCTAATGGGAGAATGGGTCTCTGGTCTTCTTTTAGTAAAAGCTGGGGTATTGGCGAGACAGCAGATGGGACCGCTCAGAAGAAACCGGAAGCTACTGTAAATAATGATCACAGAACCACGAGTGACGCTTCCAATTTTACAGGAACTAGAACTGATCTTGAACTGAAAAGACTGTCACAAGACAAAAGTCTTTACTCAAATGCAATGAAAACGCTGGACTTGTCAGAAGTGACTCCAGCAAACAAAGCAGAAGTAGACAAAATTCTTTCTATCGACAAGCAACTTGCACAACTCGCAGACGAGTTGGTACCATCCCAAATTAGCTACGATGCATTCTGGCAGATATACTTTGATGAAAAGTCTAAGATAATACAAATGGGTGAAGAGAGGAAACGCCTATCAAATGAAGCGAAACGAAtcactgaagaagaagaggtaAAATGggacgatgatgaggacgaaGATGCTGACGAAAAGGAGCAAGATGGCGATGAATCTTTAGTGATTGTCGACAAGAAGGACACGGAGAAAGAGGCATCACAACCAGCGCTTTCctccaaagaaaaaaacgAAGACAATAAACGTGAAGACGCTAGTAAtaacgatgatgacgacgatgactGGGAATGA
- the AIM7 gene encoding Aim7p (similar to Saccharomyces cerevisiae YDR063W; ancestral locus Anc_8.178) — protein MSSLYHITSETKLQIRKFRTSTSRTETLKCLCIAIEPKPSYQIVIDEEIQEELDSELEQLSDLSDILPDNIPRFVLMAYPSTSKDGLKQTPLVLMFWKPQTVVSQEWKMLYAGALEMVRSECGTFKLVEVTSGLEDEDDVDELQEQLDSCN, from the coding sequence ATGTCTTCACTGTACCACATCACATCGGAAACGAAACTTCAAATAAGGAAATTCCGCACCTCTACATCCAGAACTGAGACCCTAAAGTGCCTGTGCATTGCGATTGAACCAAAACCTTCGTATCAGATAGTCATTGATGAAGAGATACAGGAGGAATTAGATTCAGAATTAGAGCAATTGAGTGATCTGTCAGATATTTTACCTGACAACATACCAAGGTTTGTGCTCATGGCTTACccatcaacttcaaaggATGGTCTCAAACAGACGCCGCTAGTACTAATGTTTTGGAAGCCTCAAACTGTGGTGTCTCAGGAGTGGAAAATGCTATACGCTGGTGCCTTAGAGATGGTCCGAAGTGAATGTGGCACATTCAAACTAGTGGAAGTTACTTCAGGTCTtgaagacgaggatgacgtTGACGAGCTACAAGAGCAACTCGACTCGTGCAATTAA
- the PAA1 gene encoding polyamine acetyltransferase (similar to Saccharomyces cerevisiae PAA1 (YDR071C); ancestral locus Anc_8.190): MAASDVGLSSAAATSGSNSSTLPLHMYIRPLIIEDLAQTVDLEALCFPPNERASKEKIQFRLLTCPELCSGLFLREVNMTTKQITKETVIGHILATKISTHYITLEGMELTHDESSDIIAIHSVVIHPDYQKKNLATLLLTDYIQKLSNQEVGAKIVIIAHEPLVPFYERVGFQVVGENKSVSKDPSFASTKWIDMERELVKEEYEN, from the coding sequence ATGGCGGCATCTGATGTTGGGTTATCCAGTGCTGCAGCCACTTCTGGCTCGAACTCGTCCACTTTGCCTCTGCACATGTACATCCGTCCACTTATAATCGAGGACTTGGCACAAACTGTGGACTTAGAGGCGTTGTGTTTCCCCCCTAACGAGCGTGCCAGCAAGGAGAAGATTCAATTCAGACTGCTGACCTGTCCCGAGCTGTGTTCCGGGCTGTTCTTGAGAGAGGTGAACATGACCACTAAGCAGATCACGAAGGAGACTGTGATCGGTCATATCCTTGCGACGAAGATTTCCACTCACTACATCACTCTAGAGGGGATGGAATTGACCCACGATGAGTCTAGCGACATCATCGCCATCCACTCCGTGGTGATCCATCCGGACtaccagaagaaaaacctAGCGACGTTGCTTCTAACCGACTACATACAAAAACTGTCCAACCAGGAAGTAGGTGCCAAGATTGTCATTATTGCACACGAGCCGCTTGTGCCGTTCTATGAAAGAGTCGGCTTCCAAGTTGTCGGCGAAAATAAGAGTGTGTCCAAGGACCCATCCTTTGCCAGCACCAAGTGGATTGATATGGAAAGAGAATTGGTCAAAGAGGAGTACGAAAATTAG
- the OCA6 gene encoding protein-tyrosine-phosphatase (similar to Saccharomyces cerevisiae YDR067C; ancestral locus Anc_8.186) produces MYHVTPLQFNTVQPRLYRGSCPREINFTFLETLQLTSIVSVTKGPPTDELANFCKKHNITVKHIPLPKSGKQSGDKKVKRKREPVPIGYVTVRDTIQFLMDRRNYPVYLHCGNGELVTSLIVACLRKFSYWSTVSILNEFLVYNSSINVHERDFIEKFHPEMVPLSGLSAENRVLWISNRFLVPDSSAQSTGDQDTLKFRVLQ; encoded by the coding sequence ATGTACCACGTAACACCATTGCAGTTCAACACTGTGCAACCGCGTCTGTACAGGGGTTCGTGCCCGCGGGAGATCAATTTCACCTTCCTGGAGACTCTACAACTGACAAGCATTGTATCTGTGACGAAGGGCCCGCCCACCGATGAGCTGGCGAACTTCTGTAAGAAACACAACATCACGGTCAAACATATACCGCTGCCCAAGTCTGGCAAGCAGTCCGGCGACAAGAAGGTCAAACGGAAGAGGGAGCCTGTTCCGATTGGATACGTAACCGTCAGAGACACCATCCAGTTTCTAATGGATAGGAGGAACTACCCTGTGTACTTGCACTGCGGCAACGGCGAGCTGGTCACGTCGCTGATCGTAGCGTGTCTGCGAAAGTTTTCCTACTGGAGCACTGTGTCGATACTGAACGAGTTCCTAGTCTACAACTCCAGCATCAACGTCCACGAGAGGGACTTCATAGAGAAATTCCACCCGGAGATGGTCCCCCTAAGCGGTCTGTCTGCAGAAAACAGGGTTCTCTGGATTAGTAATCGGTTCCTTGTGCCGGACAGCTCTGCGCAAAGCACTGGGGATCAAGATACGTTGAAGTTCCGTGTGCTGCAGTGA
- the IPT1 gene encoding inositolphosphotransferase (similar to Saccharomyces cerevisiae IPT1 (YDR072C); ancestral locus Anc_8.193), whose product MFWLFQVIKRLWVSAFNQRNILTLPINIMRNFALVLIWLFSFNNAKYIPNNIRPPIRSSLAFLADAFMFGDTFKELNQQYQSKVMSQVSIATAFAFTVVCLVLAPAVVWFYLYRVRRINYNVVEWYDHIFHFENKNNDKRLRLIIVPFALPFLCIVMLDFLHLFSFQSEDNFTKFKDLLAWTSYVIFHVMMPILTAVYLYVFHPAGTVMCFSLALGAQNIFGLLTHLLLPTASPWFIHMYGAQNKDQVNYDQEGYAAGLTRVDTHLGTHINTNGFHKSPIVFGAVPSLHSAIAFQCFLMIVTRASSVKHRYVRSRTITHGNGSGGVQGNESFPLSDMSSGEDCYEEEDDYDEDELDTETSSSSMSITDVDEMDPTNASASRGATTSNSAVLRKGNSPQYVYLYDMDYSQYTSRWYFRIFNRGLVAKTWITSYVCLQWWATMYLDHHYRFDLFVGLGYALLSHYFINWAILQRRVLRDFIAVRTGKRKDIYNESRTYGMRVFQGTRFEWFFDPLA is encoded by the coding sequence ATGTTTTGGCTGTTCCAAGTTATCAAAAGACTATGGGTGTCAGCATTTAACCAGAGGAATATACTGACGCTGCCGATCAATATCATGAGGAATTTTGCACTGGTGCTAATATGGCTGTTTTCATTCAACAACGCTAAATACATTCCAAACAATATTAGACCGCCCATCAGGTCATCGTTGGCGTTTCTAGCAGACGCATTCATGTTTGGGGACACattcaaagaactgaaCCAGCAATACCAATCAAAGGTAATGTCACAGGTGTCAATAGCTACAGCATTCGCATTCACGGTGGTGTGTCTTGTTCTAGCACCAGCAGTAGTATGGTTCTACTTGTACAGGGTACGCAGAATTAATTACAATGTCGTAGAGTGGTACGACCACATCTTCCATttcgaaaacaaaaataacgACAAAAGACTCAGATTGATCATAGTACCGTTCGCACTACCTTTCCTTTGCATAGTAATGTTGGATTTCCTACACTTGTTCTCCTTCCAATCGGAGGATAACTTCACGAAATTCAAAGATCTGCTTGCATGGACGTCGTACGTCATATTTCATGTAATGATGCCCATCCTCACAGCAGTGTACTTGTACGTCTTCCACCCGGCGGGGACAGTCATGTGTTTTTCGCTAGCACTCGGCGCACAAAACATTTTCGGTCTGTTGACACACCTGTTGCTCCCCACCGCATCCCCCTGGTTCATACACATGTACGGTGCGCAGAACAAAGACCAAGTTAACTACGACCAAGAGGGGTACGCAGCGGGGCTCACTAGGGTGGATACACACCTGGGGACGCATATCAACACGAACGGGTTCCACAAGAGCCCGATCGTGTTTGGTGCAGTCCCCTCATTGCACTCAGCAATTGCATTTCAGTGTTTCCTGATGATCGTCACTAGAGCAAGCTCCGTGAAACACAGATACGTTAGGTCTCGCACAATCACCCATGGGAACGGCAGTGGTGGGGTCCAAGGGAACGAGAGTTTCCCATTGAGTGATATGTCCTCAGGAGAGGACTGctacgaggaggaggatgacTACGATGAGGATGAGCTGGATACGGAaacgtcgtcgtcttccaTGTCGATAACAGACGTGGACGAGATGGACCCAACAAATGCATCTGCATCCAGGGGGGCGACAACTTCGAACTCCGCAGTGCTAAGAAAGGGGAACTCACCACAGTACGTTTATTTATACGATATGGATTACTCGCAGTACACGTCCAGATGGTACTTCCGTATTTTCAATAGGGGTCTTGTGGCAAAGACGTGGATTACAAGTTACGTCTGCCTGCAGTGGTGGGCAACCATGTACTTGGACCACCACTACCGGTTCGATCTGTTTGTCGGGCTCGGATACGCATTACTGTCGCATTATTTTATCAACTGGGCCATCCTACAACGCCGTGTACTGAGAGACTTTATTGCTGTTAGGACAGGCAAACGCAAAGACATTTACAATGAGTCGAGGACTTACGGGATGAGAGTGTTCCAAGGCACAAGATTCGAGTGGTTCTTCGATCCACTGGCATAG
- the RTR2 gene encoding putative protein-serine/threonine phosphatase (similar to Saccharomyces cerevisiae YDR066C and YER139C; ancestral locus Anc_8.181), producing the protein MNAVTVKDVYENALLPHQLHAQLSEREGQLLTNEITALLSDSYCIDDTTLKFISPFYTLSDYKTLNLVRNSRGRCAYPLCDKFLNGGSVTAEFSGSMLGFCSGLHYDCNNYILNQLSDDPPIYLRERIHMVSRFDFANMRKQTYQVELFEDYLKKKATEYDMDTINIELDKFRMSY; encoded by the coding sequence ATGAACGCTGTTACTGTGAAGGACGTCTACGAAAACGCTCTGTTGCCGCACCAGCTGCATGCGCAGTTGTCGGAAAGAGAAGGTCAGCTGCTGACTAATGAGATAACTGCGTTGCTGTCCGATTCGTACTGCATAGATGATACCACGCTAAAATTCATATCCCCCTTTTACACATTATCCGATTACAAGACGTTGAATCTTGTCAGGAACTCAAGAGGCCGCTGTGCGTACCCACTTTGTGATAAGTTTCTGAACGGTGGATCTGTCACTGCAGAGTTCTCCGGCTCAATGCTGGGTTTTTGTTCCGGGCTACACTACGACtgcaacaactacatcctgaACCAGTTGTCCGATGACCCTCCCATTTACCTGCGAGAGCGGATTCATATGGTCTCCAGGTTTGATTTTGCCAACATGCGGAAGCAGACGTACCAAGTGGAGCTGTTCGAAGATTATCTGAAGAAAAAGGCTACAGAATACGATATGGATACCATTAATATAGAATTGGACAAATTCCGAATGTCATATTGA
- the DOA4 gene encoding ubiquitin-specific protease DOA4 (similar to Saccharomyces cerevisiae DOA4 (YDR069C) and UBP5 (YER144C); ancestral locus Anc_8.188): protein MVSLSDASASGGDSTSQRQYCSSLARLSEIAGKFILENEERSPQDSQNLKLVLQQCIDTLSNYKDQGKRLKNLHLNGQRADAQVFELYESAYIYYKIMHLLVLSRIPNFIQFQTLKAKNGLSKNEKELLDIYNTLVKTLLHDENITPIKMFIKAHSRPDTSVQRDKGTPLPATGSPIFLDQLDEILRDHDSSQVLFIDVRTRLDFNKGHFKVPNIICIEPVSFKSSYSDHDLEKKSMITSTNDEIVLFHRRQEFAFIVLYSNDTDKKSGIVYKERKTLLANLLLNHSFEKPLSNRLYVLENGFDSWTKQGRELVRLDADPVANGKLEQNGTTEDSAIYTNGNTSRLSLQHLPKMSPSIGVKMDQSMKDMMSSTAPAAINTPHLLRQQSPNDLNNGSTLLRRTASLKKIFPSFMNSSPSSNSREGSARPSSPKLYIEPTQNSQLYSNSTPVTSSLPKMGIHRTSSRSNYTQYPETPLLQNDRASSLSPGDMSITPINTRCKPSFTKSSSPQTYEITNGKSGTTSTPLSNTIQSSSPSQATGSSQVQYPQISHPIDEKLNPLMGSKVPNSPQLPPLPSKSVSTNKIVTASSKSHLPNNSILTSTGNHVAESTGPQFDLDFMVGLENMGNSCYLNCIIQCLLGNNELIKIFLDNSFEKYVNLNSKLGSKGVLARYFSRLIHTMYNNARTIKHGGKHAPVKPAQFKMACGSVNSAFKGGSQQDCQEFCQFLLDGLHEDLNQCGGNKRLAELTEEAENLREKLSLRIASSIEWERFLTTDFSVIGDLFQGQYASRLQCKTCGKTSTTYQPFSVLSIPVPSKHISKCSIIDCFDEFTKVENLEVDEQWSCPRCKSKQPSTKKLTITRLPRNLIIHLKRFDNRLNKNNILVQYPFTLDLTTFWANDFDGKLPLNVSELPTRGQKPPFNYKLYGVACHFGSLYGGHYTAYVDKGIKNGWYYFDDTSCRPIKNSMEPITSSAYVLFYKRIYGASY, encoded by the coding sequence ATGGTAAGTCTGAGCGATGCCAGTGCTTCTGGTGGAGACTCCACCTCTCAACGACAGTATTGCTCCTCTTTAGCTCGGCTATCAGAGATAGCTGGGAAGTTTATACTGGAGAATGAGGAGAGGAGTCCACAGGACTCGCAGAATTTGAAACTTGTGCTGCAGCAGTGTATCGATACTCTGTCGAATTATAAAGATCAGGGGAAGAGACTGAAGAATTTGCATTTGAATGGACAGCGGGCAGACGCGCAAGTGTTTGAACTGTACGAAAGTGCGTACATTTACTATAAAATCATGCATCTGTTGGTGTTAAGCAGAATACCGAATTTTATTCAGttccaaactttgaaagCTAAAAATGGTCTTAGCAAGAACGAGAAGGAGCTATTGGATATTTACAACACTTTGGTGAAGACGTTACTCCATGATGAAAATATCACTCCAATTAAGATGTTCATCAAGGCACATTCGAGACCAGATACCTCCGTACAGAGGGATAAAGGTACGCCACTTCCGGCAACAGGGTCGCCCATATTTCTAGATCAACTAGACGAAATTCTCCGTGACCATGACAGTTCACAGGTTCTGTTTATTGACGTGAGAACAAGACTGGATTTCAATAAGGGTCATTTTAAGGTGCCGAACATAATATGCATAGAACCTgtatccttcaaatcatCGTACTCGGATCATGACCTAGAGAAAAAATCGATGATTACCTCGACAAACGACGAGATCGTCCTGTTCCACAGAAGACAAGAGTTCGCCTTTATTGTATTGTACTCAAATGACACTGATAAAAAGTCCGGAATAGTTTATAAGGAGAGGAAAACACTCTTGGCAAATTTATTGTTGAATCACTCCTTTGAAAAACCTTTGTCCAATAGACTATACGTTCTCGAAAATGGATTCGATAGTTGGACCAAACAGGGGAGAGAATTGGTTCGACTGGACGCAGATCCAGTTGCCAACGGGAAACTGGAACAGAACGGTACAACTGAGGATAGCGCCATTTATACAAATGGTAACACGTCTCGTCTCAGCCTGCAGCATTTGCCCAAGATGTCGCCGAGCATAGGCGTCAAGATGGACCAATCCATGAAAGATATGATGTCATCTACGGCACCCGCGGCAATAAATACACCACATCTTTTACGGCAACAATCGCCTAATGACTTAAACAACGGTAGCACACTTCTTAGGAGAACGGCGAGTttaaagaaaattttcccCAGTTTCATGAACTCTTCTCCATCTTCAAACTCGAGGGAAGGCTCAGCTAGACCCAGTTCACCGAAATTGTACATCGAACCTACTCAAAATTCACAACTATATTCCAACAGTACGCCTGTAACGTCATCCTTGCCGAAAATGGGCATACACCGTACGTCGTCCCGATCAAATTATACACAGTACCCAGAGACTCCACTTTTGCAAAACGATAGAGCATCTAGTTTGAGCCCAGGAGACATGAGTATAACGCCAATAAACACTAGATGCAAACCCTCGTTTACCAAATCTAGCTCTCCCCAAACTTACGAAATTACTAACGGTAAGAGTGGCACGACGTCGACGCCCTTATCCAATACCATACAATCGTCCTCTCCGAGTCAAGCGACTGGTTCGAGCCAAGTCCAATATCCACAGATATCACATCCAATAGATGAGAAATTAAATCCCCTCATGGGCTCAAAGGTTCCTAATTCCCCCCAGTTGCCACCCTTACCTTCAAAATCGGTatcaacaaacaaaattgTAACAGCAAGTTCGAAATCACACTTACCAAATAATTCAATTTTAACTAGCACTGGAAATCATGTTGCCGAGTCCACTGGCCCACAATTTGATCTGGATTTCATGGTCGGACTGGAAAACATGGGTAACTCGTGCTATCTAAACTGCATTATCCAATGTCTCTTGGGCAACAACGAATtgatcaaaatatttttagATAATTCGTTCGAAAAATATGTCAACCTAAACAGCAAGTTGGGCTCGAAGGGTGTCCTCGCAAGGTACTTTTCAAGGCTGATTCATACAATGTACAACAACGCTCGTACAATTAAGCACGGCGGGAAGCATGCTCCTGTAAAGCCTGCCCAGTTTAAGATGGCATGTGGGTCCGTCAACTCTGCGTTCAAAGGTGGCTCGCAGCAAGATTGCCAAGAATTTTGCCAGTTTTTGTTGGATGGGCTGCATGAGGATTTGAATCAATGTGGTGGGAATAAAAGATTGGCAGAACTGACAGAAGAGGCAGAGAACCTGCGAGAAAAACTGTCTTTGCGAATCGCGTCTTCGATTGAATGGGAGAGGTTTCTCACCACCGACTTTAGTGTCATTGGAGATTTGTTCCAGGGCCAGTACGCTTCCAGGTTGCAATGTAAAACCTGTGGAAAGACGTCAACGACATATCAACCTTTTTCCGTCTTGTCGATACCTGTTCCCTCAAAGCATATAAGCAAATGCTCCATAATTGACTGTTTCGATGAGTTTACTAAAGTGGAAAATCTGGAGGTTGATGAGCAATGGTCATGCCCCCGGTGTAAAAGTAAACAACCGTCCACAAAGAAACTGACGATAACAAGACTACCTCGCAACCTGATCATTCATTTGAAAAGGTTTGACAATAGGTTgaataaaaataatattctgGTACAGTATCCATTCACCTTGGATCTGACAACTTTTTGGGCTAACGATTTTGATGGGAAATTACCACTCAACGTCTCAGAACTGCCCACGAGGGGTCAAAAGCCGCCGTTCAACTATAAATTGTACGGCGTTGCATGTCATTTTGGCAGTCTCTACGGTGGTCACTATACGGCTTACGTGGATAAGGGTATAAAGAATGGTTGGTACTACTTTGATGACACTAGCTGTAGACCAATCAAGAATAGTATGGAACCGATTACGTCGAGTGCCTATGTGTTGTTCTACAAAAGAATTTACGGTGCAAGTTACTAA
- the RRG1 gene encoding Rrg1p (similar to Saccharomyces cerevisiae YDR065W; ancestral locus Anc_8.180): MVRFDRLPNHATYVLHLYRYSIRNVKYRISSIGLQRDILVELRRISKENKSDKPALVIHNLLKQLNEFNESLEQGLISQWSQYLPQPAQTQRSASRQLCVSIEKLSARPPQDPEVSRQMSILSRYVSVRQRKGYLPRNIPKKYMQTLLLPVALHAYGKHKLDRIDAQLQKGIPQAKLAYTMAGRSRIWFVRSSVNKNAQQSKTLGVRIRQARDQHQSELNSVERCHEFHGVWASYEAQWEEYLLQNVGSTPPPLVSLTQFIGAPNRHSSVVQSWMVYLQDACAAIEKKSLSRMLEFQRYRDDVLIEGGVLAHYQRKTEQMYNKRKTRYDTMLQNELTHPFPFASERNMYHVLKRNQF, translated from the coding sequence ATGGTCCGATTTGACCGCCTTCCGAACCATGCCACTTATGTCCTCCATCTGTATCGGTACAGCATAAGAAACGTGAAGTACAGAATCTCGTCAATTGGTCTGCAAAGAGACATTCTCGTCGAACTTCGCCGTATCTCGAAGGAGAATAAAAGCGATAAACCGGCTTTAGTCATCCATAACCtgctgaaacagttgaacGAATTCAATGAGTCCTTGGAACAGGGTCTGATCTCCCAGTGGTCACAATATCTGCCCCAGCCCGCTCAAACACAGCGTTCAGCATCTCGCCAACTGTGCGTGAGTATTGAAAAGCTGTCAGCGCGGCCTCCACAGGACCCAGAAGTGTCGCGGCAAATGTCCATACTGTCCCGTTACGTCTCTGTGCGACAAAGGAAGGGTTACTTACCGCGCAATATTCCGAAGAAATACATGCAAACCTTACTTTTACCGGTTGCGTTGCACGCCTACGGGAAACATAAACTAGATCGCATCGATGCCCAGCTGCAAAAGGGAATACCTCAAGCGAAGTTGGCGTATACAATGGCAGGGAGAAGCAGGATATGGTTTGTACGCTCGTCCGTGAATAAAAACGCACAGCAGTCTAAGACCTTAGGGGTCCGTATACGGCAGGCTAGGGATCAACACCAATCTGAATTGAATTCAGTAGAGAGATGCCACGAGTTCCATGGGGTATGGGCATCATACGAGGCACAATGGGAGGAGTACCTACTCCAAAACGTGGGATCTACACCTCCGCCGTTAGTCTCTCTCACCCAGTTTATCGGAGCCCCGAACAGGCACTCTAGTGTCGTTCAGAGCTGGATGGTATACTTACAAGATGCCTGTGCAGCgatagaaaaaaaatccCTGAGCAGAATGCTTGAGTTCCAACGCTACCGGGATGATGTCTTAATCGAAGGAGGTGTGCTGGCGCATTACCAGAGAAAGACTGAACAAATGTACAACAAGAGGAAAACGCGGTACGATACCATGCTCCAGAATGAACTGACTCATCCCTTCCCATTTGCCTCCGAAAGGAATATGTATCATGTATTAAAAAGGAACCAGTTCTAG
- the RPS13 gene encoding 40S ribosomal protein uS15 (similar to Saccharomyces cerevisiae RPS13 (YDR064W); ancestral locus Anc_8.179), with protein MGRMHSAGKGISSSAIPYSRNVPAWFKLSTDSVIEQIIKYARKGLTPSQIGVLLRDAHGVTQARIITGNKIMRILKSNGLAPEIPEDLYYLIKKAVSVRKHLERNRKDKDAKFRLILIESRIHRLARYYRTVAVLPPNWKYESATASALVN; from the exons ATGGGTCGTATGCACAGTGCC GGTAAAGgtatttcttcttctgccaTTCCTTACTCCAGAAATGTTCCAGCTTGGTTCAAGTTGTCCACTGACTCTGTCATTGAACAAATCATCAAGTACGCCAGAAAGGGTTTGACTCCATCTCAAATCGGTGTCTTGTTGAGAGATGCCCATGGTGTCACTCAAGCCAGAATCATCACCGGTAACAAGATCATGAGAATCTTGAAATCCAACGGTTTGGCTCCAGAAATCCCAGAAGACTTGTACTACTTGATTAAGAAGGCTGTCTCCGTCAGAAAGCACTTggaaagaaacagaaaggACAAGGACGCCAAGTTCAGATTGATTTTGATTGAATCTAGAATTCACAGATTGGCCAGATACTACAGAACCGTCGCTGTCTTGCCTCCAAACTGGAAGTACGAATCTGCCACCGCCTCCGCTTTGGTCAACTAG
- the FMP16 gene encoding Fmp16p (similar to Saccharomyces cerevisiae YDR070C; ancestral locus Anc_8.189) encodes MLRQVTRPVGPLLTRRAFSSSFAPRNHHDKLKSDQSTEEKKEQKLFDKNKARLEKLETGKGPRGFKRPSEKALQEKGENARIEQNRPDDGVY; translated from the coding sequence ATGTTGAGACAAGTTACTAGACCAGTGGGACCACTACTGACAAGAAGAGCGTTCAGCAGCTCGTTCGCTCCCAGAAATCACCACGACAAGCTGAAGTCAGACCAGTCCacggaggagaagaaggagcaGAAGCTGtttgacaagaacaaggCCCGGctggagaaactggaaacgGGGAAAGGTCCGCGTGGATTCAAGAGACCCTCCGAGAAGGCGCTGCAAGAGAAAGGTGAAAACGCCAGAATCGAACAGAACAGGCCGGACGATGGTGTCTACTGA